One part of the uncultured Bacteroides sp. genome encodes these proteins:
- a CDS encoding nucleotidyltransferase family protein produces the protein MESCYEEHRKAIGKLAHFYDWQGIKLMVLKGYGLSLNYPKPEHRPVGDVDSYNFGLHAFADQMVHDKLGIEIDNSHHRHSVFSFEGVTIENHYDFIEDYAHRSNKRIEVILKEEVQKGCGIVYPYRFAAKGIWA, from the coding sequence ATGGAGTCATGCTACGAGGAGCACAGAAAGGCTATTGGTAAGCTTGCGCATTTTTATGATTGGCAGGGTATCAAGTTGATGGTGCTGAAAGGCTATGGCCTGTCGCTAAACTATCCTAAACCTGAGCATCGTCCGGTGGGTGATGTGGACTCCTACAACTTTGGTTTGCATGCATTTGCAGACCAGATGGTGCATGATAAGCTGGGCATTGAGATTGATAACAGCCACCATAGACACTCGGTGTTCTCGTTTGAGGGCGTGACTATCGAAAATCATTATGACTTTATTGAAGATTATGCCCACAGGTCGAATAAAAGGATAGAAGTAATTCTGAAGGAAGAAGTACAGAAAGGATGTGGTATTGTTTATCCCTATAGGTTTGCTGCTAAAGGGATATGGGCATAA